The Leptolyngbya sp. 'hensonii' sequence AGCCATGCAGATGCGCCCCACTCCAGGGGTGTAAGCCATGGCCAGATCGGCCTGACTTTTGAGGGGGAGTTTGCTCTCGACACTGATCTTGCCACTGCGGTGCAGGTTAAAGGTACGATCGTAAACATTGAGAACTTTAATTTCCGGCAGAGTTTTGACTGCCTGCACCAGGGTCTCCGCATGCTCCGTACTGGCTGCGTCGATCGTAATGTCCCGTAAGGAAATCTTGCGCGTTTGTTCAATCAGGTCAATTTGCCCCAGATTACCCCCCAGGGAAGCAATAGTCTGGGTCACACTGGCCAGCATACCGGGCCGGTTGGGAACCTGAAATCGAATCGTCAGGCTAAAACTGGAGTTTGGAGTCAAATCTACCATGGTAGGGAATTCTAGGAACTGAAGGTTAGATATTAGATTGTAGGGGTTCAGGGAACCGTTATTAGTGAACAGTTCCTCCTGATCCGGCCCCAATGATTCAGGGTAGAGCGGCTATTTATTGGGCTTAATTATGTTTAGTAATCACCCTCCAGAGGACAATCAGTCCTGATTCGAATGGCCCAGGAAGAAGCTCAGAAGGGTTGAGGTTCAGCCTATCTAGAATGTTCCTAAATTGTTCGTAAATACCCCAATTTCCAACTTCTTGAAGCAGTTGAAAATTGGGACAGCTAAAGTCATTAACAGGGCTTAACCTGAGCTACATCTTTATACCGTCTCCCGATTGGATTTGATATAACAACTACGACCGATAGCTGATAACTGAACCTATGCCAAGCTTATATACAGAAATAGAAATCAATGCCCCTAGATCGAAGGTGTGGCAGGCATTATTCCAGAAGGAAAAGTGGATGTATTGGAACACCTTCCTGTATGATCTGGACCCCTCCCAACCGTTCAAGCAGGGCCAGGAGGTTTTTCTCTCGCTCCGCCGAGTTCCTGGGGAGGAAGAAACAGAATTTCAGCCGATCGTGACCCTGATTCAACCAGAATTGTGCTTAAGATGGTTTTCGTCAATTCCCGGTTTGCGGAATGAACATGTCTTTGAATTACAGGAAATTGGCAATGGGATTACCCGATATTCCCACCGGGAAACCTTTTCAGGCTGGTTGACTCGGGTTTTTCTGCCCTTCATCCGGAAGGACGAACATCAGGGCATCCGACGGATGGCCTGGGAGCTGAAGCAATATGTAGAGCAAGACGCTGGTTCCAAACGCACCAATGGCCAGGGGCGGCAAGCCCCATCTGGATACCGCCCGCGCAAGTCTGGGAAGAATCTGACTATCCGATCAGAAGGGCGCTATAATGCAATTGATCCGGACCCACGCGATCGTAACGCCTAAACCTTGTCAGGACCGGAAGGTAGCAGCAATACAGGATGCTTATGATAGGCGTGGTCTCCGGGTCTCTTCATTTTGTAGGCTATTTTCATTTTGTAGGTTATTTTCATTTTGTAGGCTATTTTCATTTTGTAGGCTATTTTCATTTTGTAGGTTATTTTCAGGCTGGTTTTTGAGGCTGGTTTAGTTCAATGAGGTTTCGCTTCGCCCAACCTGATCGACTGAATTGGCTGCTGGTGTTGAAGAAGTAAAGGGAGTTCAGATCAATGCCCGGTTTTGGAGATGCCATTCAGAAGGCAATTTATTTGGGGGTTGGTCTTGCCTCCTATGCGGGTGAAAAAGCAGGCAGTAAATTGTCGGAGCTGCAGTCCCAGATTCAGAAGTTAGCTGATGATATGGTGGAGCGCGGCGAGATGACTACAGAGGATGCCCGTCACTTTGTTGAAGAAATGATGAGTAAAGCGCAACAGCCTCCGGCCAGCGGCACGGCCAGCCCAACAACGGAGGCCAAACCATCCGAACCCCGGCGGATTGAGATTCTATCCGAGGATGACCCCTCCGATTCTGATACAGCCCATCTGGAAGACCTGCGCCGACAGGTGCTGGATCTGCAAGAAGAATTACGCCGGTTAAAGCGAGATTAAACAGGGGACTAGGTGGGTCTATCATTTTGTACCCATACAGGGATTGAGACTCAAAGGTTTGACGGGGGACATGGAAGACTGGTCTGGAGATTTTTTTAAGGCATTGGAGGCGATCTCTGGGGAGATTGAGCAGTTTTTGACCCAGGTGACCGAAGAGGCGATCGACACCTTCACAAAACTCTCGGAGGATGTGATAGTTCAGATTGAATGGGGGGTGACTGAACTTGATCGAAATCTGGAAGAACTCTTTGAGCCAATTTATGAAGCGCTAATCGAGTTTGAGTGGCAGGTCAACGCCGATCTGGGTCCCCTGGAAAGCCCCACCGATCCCCTGCAAAACCAGCATGCTGCCTGCGTGGGCTGCCAGCATTATCATGGCCAGTCCTATGGGGGGACCATGCTGGTCTGCGGCATGCATCCCTATGGCTGGGATGGAGACAGGTGCCCCGATTGGGAAATGCCCCCATCCATTTAGGTATCAGAGGTCAGAACATCTTCTGCGGTCCGCAGCAGCGGAAAGAAATGCCCCACGGGTCCCTGCCCCTGCCCGATCGGCAGGGCGTATTGCAGGGCTGTGGTCACATAGTCCTTGGCCAACCGGACAGCGGCCAGTAAATCTCGTCCCTTCGCCAGATTTGCTGCGATCGCAGCCGATAAGGTACATCCGGTGCCGTGGGTATGGGTTGTTTCCACAGTCCTGGTTCGCAGCACTTCCAGAACACAGCCATCAAACCAGACATCTACCCCCCTCAGCTCACCAGACATCGCGCCCCCTTTGACCAAAACTGCCTTGGGACCCAGATGATAGATGGCAACGGCCACCTGTTGCATGTCTTCCAGAGTGCGAATGGTTTGCCCACCCAGGATCTGAGCCTCATAGCGGTTAGGTGTCACGACAATGGCCTGGGGCAGCAGCGCATCCCGCAGGAGGGCAATGGCGGCATCATCAATCAGTTGGGCTCCGGTACGAGAGACCATCACGGGGTCAACCACCAAATTGTTAATTCCTAATCCCCGCACCTGATCTGCCACGATCGCAATGATGTCCCGATTCAGAAGCATACCCGTTTTGGCAGCTTGTACCCCAATATCAGTGACCACTGCTTCGATCTGGGCTGCTACCGCTGCAGGGGGCAGGGCATCCACCCGGTTCACCCCCAGCGTATTTTGAGCCGTGACACAGGTGAGGGCACTGGTACCATGAACTTTGTGAAACGCAAAGGTCCGGAGGTCGGCCTGGATCCCTGCCCCACCACCGCTGTCAGAACCAGCGATCGTCAGAGCCACAGGAATCGATGACGAAAAAGAGGGATTCATGGGAGGGCGGTAAACTGAGAGTAAGAAGTGTCAAGAATTATTGCGATGAAATTAACCTGGATTGACCTGAATACCTGGATCCTGGAGTTGTCTGGACAGACCCTTCTCATTGATCCCTGGCTAGTAGATCCACTGGTATTCTACGGCCTTCCCTGGCTTTTCAGAGCCTGTCATGTTATCCCACCCCGCTACACTCCAGAAACCTTACCCCCGATCGATCTGATTTTGATTGCCCAGGGGCAGGATGATCACTGCCACAAACCAACCCTGGCACGGCTAGATCGAAGCATTCCCCTGGTCGTGTGCCCTGCTGCAGCCGCAGTAGTTCAAGATTTGGGCTTCACTCAAGTGACGGTGTTGGCTCCGGGGGAGGTGCATCAGATCGGCGATCGTCTGCTCATCACCGCCGTACCGGGAGCCCCCACCCAACCCGGTGTGGTTGAGAATGGTTACCTGCTCCGAGATCAGATCACTGGCATGACCCTTTACTACGAACCCCACCTGAGCCCCCCCGACCTGGCGATCGAATACCCTCCAGATGTAGTTTTGGCACCCGTGATTGGCCAGACTCTCCCCCTGTTGGGCCAGGTGATTATGGGGCCTCAGCAGTCTCTGGAATTGGTGAAAAAACTGCAACCCCGGTACTTTGTTCCAACCAGCCTGGGAACCATAACCCAAAGTGGGTTGCTGCCCTTGCTGATTCAATCCGTGGGCACTGTGGCTGAATTCCGAGAACTGCTGCTGGCAGCGGAGCTTCAGACTCAATTACTGGTTCCCAATCCTGGTGAAACCCTGGAATTGGGGTAATATGATGGCTACCTATGGACTCTCACTCCTCCAAACCATCCATCCCTGACGATCGACCTCAGGTCTATCGACCGCTCCCTCCAATCAACTGGATATTCTGGCTTGCCTTCACGGTGATGCTCCCCTGCGGCTTGGGGATCTGGGCCATATCCAGCCTGCTTCAGGTGCCAAATTCAGCCAACTGCTATAACATGGCACCAACGGCACCAGCGGCAGCCCGCCTCTATTGTGCTGAAACCCTGGCCGGTGCCCAAACTGCGGAAGATCTGGAGCAGGCGATTGCCCTAGCGGCCAGTATCTCTCCTGAAGACCCTCTGCGATCGGCAGCCCTGCGCCTGATGGGGCAATGGTCTATCCAGTTGCTCCATTTTGCCGAAGTCGCCTTTCAGGAGGGTAATCTGGATCGGGCCATCAATTTGGCGGATGCGGTTCCGAGGGAGGTTCCGACCCGGAAGACTGCGGATGCCTCCATGCAGCAATGGCAAACGATCTGGAAGAAAGCAGAAGCCATCTATGCGGAAGTAGAGGCAGAACTGGAAAAACCAGACACGGATAAGGAGAAGTGGGCCAGAGCAATTGCCAAAGCCCGCCAGTTATGGGTGGTTGGTAATCAGTACTGGGCCACCGTACGGTATCAGGAACTGGCGGACCAGATCTGGATCCCTACGGCTGATCAAAACTCGCTTAAGAAATCAGCCAAAAATTCGGCAGGCCCTAAAATTTCCTCTCTGGAAGATCTGATTAAAAAGCGCAACAAAGAAAGACAATCAGAAAACCAGGGGTATCTCAGTAAGGCCCGAACTCTAGCCAGTTCTGGCCGCTTAAATGATTT is a genomic window containing:
- the thiD gene encoding bifunctional hydroxymethylpyrimidine kinase/phosphomethylpyrimidine kinase, encoding MNPSFSSSIPVALTIAGSDSGGGAGIQADLRTFAFHKVHGTSALTCVTAQNTLGVNRVDALPPAAVAAQIEAVVTDIGVQAAKTGMLLNRDIIAIVADQVRGLGINNLVVDPVMVSRTGAQLIDDAAIALLRDALLPQAIVVTPNRYEAQILGGQTIRTLEDMQQVAVAIYHLGPKAVLVKGGAMSGELRGVDVWFDGCVLEVLRTRTVETTHTHGTGCTLSAAIAANLAKGRDLLAAVRLAKDYVTTALQYALPIGQGQGPVGHFFPLLRTAEDVLTSDT
- a CDS encoding MBL fold metallo-hydrolase, whose amino-acid sequence is MSRIIAMKLTWIDLNTWILELSGQTLLIDPWLVDPLVFYGLPWLFRACHVIPPRYTPETLPPIDLILIAQGQDDHCHKPTLARLDRSIPLVVCPAAAAVVQDLGFTQVTVLAPGEVHQIGDRLLITAVPGAPTQPGVVENGYLLRDQITGMTLYYEPHLSPPDLAIEYPPDVVLAPVIGQTLPLLGQVIMGPQQSLELVKKLQPRYFVPTSLGTITQSGLLPLLIQSVGTVAEFRELLLAAELQTQLLVPNPGETLELG